From the genome of Neomonachus schauinslandi chromosome 5, ASM220157v2, whole genome shotgun sequence, one region includes:
- the LOC110578265 gene encoding NADH-cytochrome b5 reductase 3 isoform X2 has product MNARRSTPAITLESPDIKYPLRLIDKELISHDTRRFRFALPSPEHILGLPVGQHIYLSARIDGNLVIRPYTPVSSDDDKGFVDLVIKVYFKDTHPKFPAGGKMSQYLESLKIGDTIEFRGPNGLLVYQGKGKFAIRPDKKSNPVIKMVKSVGMIAGGTGITPMLQVIRAIMKDPHDPTVCHLLFANQTEKDILLRPELEELRNEHSARFKLWYTVDKAPEAWDYSQGFVNEEMIRDHLPPPEEEPLILMCGPPPMIQYACLPNLDRVGHPKERCFAF; this is encoded by the exons ATGAACGCCCGT CGCTCCACCCCGGCCATCACCCTTGAGAGCCCGGACATCAAGTACCCACTGCGGCTCATCGACAAGGAG CTGATCAGCCACGACACCCGGCGCTTCCGCTTCGCCCTGCCATCGCCGGAGCACATCCTGGGCCTCCCCGTCG GCCAGCACATCTACCTCTCAGCTCGGATCGATGGAAACCTGGTTATTCGGCCCTACACGCCCGTCTCCAGCGATGACGACAAGGGCTTTGTGGACCTGGTCATCAAG GTTTACTTCAAAGACACCCATCCCAAGTTCCCTGCTGGAGGGAAGATGTCCCAGTACCTGGAAAGCCTGAAGATTGGAGACACCATTGAGTTCCGGGGCCCGAACGGGCTGCTGGTCTACCAGGGCAAAG GAAAGTTTGCCATCCGTCCAGACAAGAAGTCCAACCCCGTCATCAAGATGGTGAAGTCTGTTGGCATGATTGCAGGAGGGACCG GCATCACCCCGATGCTGCAGGTGATCCGCGCCATCATGAAAGACCCACATGACCCTACTGTGTGCCACCTCCTGTTTGCCAACCAG acTGAGAAGGACATCCTGCTGCGGCCCGAGCTGGAGGAACTGAGGAACGAACATTCTGCTCGCTTCAAGCTCTGGTACACTGTGGACAAGGCCCCTGAAG CCTGGGACTACAGCCAGGGCTTCGTAAATGAAGAGATGATCCGGGATCACCTCCCGCCTCCAGAGGAGGAGCCACTGATACTGATGTGTGGACCCCCGCCCATGATCCAGTACGCCTGCCTGCCTAACCTGGACCGCGTGGGCCACCCCAAGGAGCGCTGCTTCGCCTTCTGA
- the LOC110578265 gene encoding NADH-cytochrome b5 reductase 3 isoform X1: MGAQLSTLGHVVLSPVWFLYSLLMKLFQRSTPAITLESPDIKYPLRLIDKELISHDTRRFRFALPSPEHILGLPVGQHIYLSARIDGNLVIRPYTPVSSDDDKGFVDLVIKVYFKDTHPKFPAGGKMSQYLESLKIGDTIEFRGPNGLLVYQGKGKFAIRPDKKSNPVIKMVKSVGMIAGGTGITPMLQVIRAIMKDPHDPTVCHLLFANQTEKDILLRPELEELRNEHSARFKLWYTVDKAPEAWDYSQGFVNEEMIRDHLPPPEEEPLILMCGPPPMIQYACLPNLDRVGHPKERCFAF, encoded by the exons TTGGGCCACGTGGTCCTCTCCCCAGTCTGGTTCCTCTACAGCCTGCTCATGAAGCTGTTCCAGCGCTCCACCCCGGCCATCACCCTTGAGAGCCCGGACATCAAGTACCCACTGCGGCTCATCGACAAGGAG CTGATCAGCCACGACACCCGGCGCTTCCGCTTCGCCCTGCCATCGCCGGAGCACATCCTGGGCCTCCCCGTCG GCCAGCACATCTACCTCTCAGCTCGGATCGATGGAAACCTGGTTATTCGGCCCTACACGCCCGTCTCCAGCGATGACGACAAGGGCTTTGTGGACCTGGTCATCAAG GTTTACTTCAAAGACACCCATCCCAAGTTCCCTGCTGGAGGGAAGATGTCCCAGTACCTGGAAAGCCTGAAGATTGGAGACACCATTGAGTTCCGGGGCCCGAACGGGCTGCTGGTCTACCAGGGCAAAG GAAAGTTTGCCATCCGTCCAGACAAGAAGTCCAACCCCGTCATCAAGATGGTGAAGTCTGTTGGCATGATTGCAGGAGGGACCG GCATCACCCCGATGCTGCAGGTGATCCGCGCCATCATGAAAGACCCACATGACCCTACTGTGTGCCACCTCCTGTTTGCCAACCAG acTGAGAAGGACATCCTGCTGCGGCCCGAGCTGGAGGAACTGAGGAACGAACATTCTGCTCGCTTCAAGCTCTGGTACACTGTGGACAAGGCCCCTGAAG CCTGGGACTACAGCCAGGGCTTCGTAAATGAAGAGATGATCCGGGATCACCTCCCGCCTCCAGAGGAGGAGCCACTGATACTGATGTGTGGACCCCCGCCCATGATCCAGTACGCCTGCCTGCCTAACCTGGACCGCGTGGGCCACCCCAAGGAGCGCTGCTTCGCCTTCTGA